CCGCCGAACTTGCCGCGGCGGGGCGCCGCCTCGATCCGCGCGGCATGCGGAATCCGTCCTGGTGCCCTTGGCAGCTGCACCTCGCCCGTGCGGAGAGCTACGACGACCCGGAGCGGGCGGTGACCACGGCGTTCGAGGCCGTGGGTCGGGCCCGGCTGTTCGGCGCGCCGTCGGCGATCGGCCAGGCACTGCGTGCCGCGGCAGACGTCTCCTCGGGCTCGACCCGCGTGAAGCTCCTCGAAGAGTCCGTCGGCCACCTGGAACGCTCACCGGCCGCGTACGAACTGGCCTGCGCCCTCGTCGCCCTCGGCACGGAGCTACGGCACACGGGCCGCCCGAAGGAGGCCGCCGAGCACCTCTACCGGGGGCTGGAGGCGGCCGTGCAGTGCGGCGCCGACGGGCTGGTCGAGGCCGCGCGCGACGAACTGGCCGCCGGTGGGTTGCGACCGCGACGCCTCCACAGCACCGAGACGGACACGCTCACCGCCCGCGAACGCGCGGCCGCGGAATCCGCCGTGCGCGGCCACACCTCAGCCGGTATCGCGGAGGAGCTCCACACCGACGAGCCGACGGTGGTGCGACTGCTGTCGGCGGTGTACCGGAAGGTGGGGACGGATCGGGAGGGGCTGGGGGCGGCGTTGGAGGAGGAGCGTGAGGGAGGGGGAGCGTGAGAGAGGGGGAGCGGTAGCGGGAGAGGTTGGGGAGGGGTAAGGGGAGAGGGAGCGAAGGGGTAGTCAACAGGTGTGGGCCTGTAGGGCGGGCGGCCTACCGGTGTTGGCCTACGGGCGTGGACCTTTAAGGCGGGTGGCCTACGGGTGTGGGCCCACAGGCGTGGGACAACGGCCGTGGGCCTACAGATGTCGGCCTACAGATGTCGGCCCACAAGCGTGGGCCTACCGGCGTGGGCCAATCAGCGTCGGCCAACACGCCAACGCAAAGCCAACGAGCGTTGGCAAACGCTTGTTGGTAAGCGCCCGATGGCTCACGCCGACAGTGGAGGCAACGAGCGTTGGCAAACAAGCGGCGACGAAAACGGCTCGAAGTCACCACGCGTTGGTCAACGCCCGTCGGCACACCGGCCCCCAGTCACCGCGTGATGGCCAACGCTCGCTGGCCAACGACCGTCGACCCCACACCCGTCCAGCCCTCGGGGCACGTACCATTGCGGCATGTCCTTCCTCCGCCGCCGCAGCGCCACTCCCGCCGGGCCTGAATTCGACGTTCTGGCCATGGACCCGGGCGACTGGCCCGGCAATCTCGGCGCGGGCCTGCTGCCCGCGCCCGACGGAAGCTGTCAGGGTGTGTTCCTGCGCTACGACCTGTTCGGCGGTCGTGGCCCCGCGATGATCATCGGCAATCTGCCGGAGGGTTCACCGGCCCGGGACGTCGCCGAGGGGGAGGTCCCGTTCGAGGTGGCGCAGCTGCTGCTGGCGCTGGAGAACGAGGAAGAGGTCACGGTCGTCGGCGCCGAGGACATGCCGGTGATGCAGGGCGACAACCTCCTCATCGTGCGCCGCCTCAAGCTCTCCGAGACGCGGATCTCGTGCGTCCAGTTCGACCGCAGTGACAACGTCCTGGTGACGATCGCCGCCTGGGACCGGCCCATCACCGACGACCTGTACGCGCTCCTCAAGCCCCTGCCCGCGGAGCTCTTCCAGCAGGGCTGACTCCAGCCGGCCGTTCCCTGACCCGGTGCCCCCCACGCCATGCCTCCTCCCTCCGTGCCCCCTCACCCCCCAGCCGATTGCCCCTCCACGCCGTTCAGGAAGTGGAACCCGGGCCGCGGGTGCATGAGGAAGTCGTGGTGGGAGATGTTCCACGCGTAGGCGCCCGCGAGGGCGAACGCCACGCGGTCGCCCGCCCTCAGCCCCGGTGCCGGGACGTTCCGGGACAGGACGTCCTTCGGAGTGCACAACTGGCCCGTGAGCGTGACGAGTTCACGTCTCGCGACCGGCCGCGGCCATGGATGCGGCCAGTCCTTCACCGCGAGCGTGGTGCAGGGCTGGTCGTGCCCCTTGGTCGCGGGCGTGCGCAGGTGGTGCGTGCCACCCCGCACCACGGCGAACTCCTCGCCATGGCTCTCCTTCACGTCCAGCACCTCGGTGGCGTACCAGCCGCAGTACGCCGTCAGCGCCCGCCCCGGTTCGATACGCACCGTCAGATCCGGGTACCGGGAGGCGAGTTCGGCGAGCCCTTCGCCATACGCGACCCAGTCGAAACGGTCCTCGGGAGCGGCGTAGTCGACCGTCATTCCCCCGCCGACGTTGACCTCGGCGAGCCGCACCCTGTGCCGCTCGGCCAGCCGCACGGCCCAGCTCACGATGGACTCGGCCACCGCGAGCTGCTGCGGAGCCCGCAGTCCACTGGCCAAGTGGGCGTGAACGCCCCGGAGTTCGAGATGCGGATACGTGCCGTCGGTGAGCAGACGCACGACGGCGTCCGCATGCGACGGGTCGAGGCCGAACGGCGTG
This genomic stretch from Streptomyces sp. NBC_00878 harbors:
- a CDS encoding type III PLP-dependent enzyme, giving the protein MTILTTAVRDRVLSLPSDELPAYVYDLAALREHAAAVRAALPERVELYYAAKANPEPEILAALGPYVDGYEVASGGELAHVAKAVPGRPLAFGGPGKTPAEITTALERGVERFHVESEYELHMLGELARRVSPDARVAVLPRFNLPVASGSLAASSLAMGGRPTPFGLDPSHADAVVRLLTDGTYPHLELRGVHAHLASGLRAPQQLAVAESIVSWAVRLAERHRVRLAEVNVGGGMTVDYAAPEDRFDWVAYGEGLAELASRYPDLTVRIEPGRALTAYCGWYATEVLDVKESHGEEFAVVRGGTHHLRTPATKGHDQPCTTLAVKDWPHPWPRPVARRELVTLTGQLCTPKDVLSRNVPAPGLRAGDRVAFALAGAYAWNISHHDFLMHPRPGFHFLNGVEGQSAGG